In Drosophila santomea strain STO CAGO 1482 chromosome 2L, Prin_Dsan_1.1, whole genome shotgun sequence, a single window of DNA contains:
- the LOC122756501 gene encoding uncharacterized protein K02A2.6-like encodes MGSIIELRLGPVLKMTDSVIKPFLCEVIDKAILRNEWEKWLRAFTIYLEAEGIDTEKQKRSKLLLLGGVQLQSVVYSLPGALVEPSDGNKEDIYKILIDHLNKHFSPKQNSTFERHLFRGLTPLDTESFGDFMLRLRQQMQRCAFGSSKAEIENICLKDKIIDVWAPLDLKKRLLGKEYSLEEVIEACQAPISVEPGTEEIASFYVIEIGEQSLLGRDTAIELKVLRLGRNINRIEEMEPFPKWKNFEVSLSIDYDVKPVQQPVRRIPAALEDKVMEKLDEALSRDIIEPVTAPSAWISPIVLAFKENGDIRLCVDMRLANKAILRENYPLPTFDCFMTRLKEAKFFARLDLKDAYHQLALDESTREITTLITPRGLFRYKRLMFGVNSAPEIFQRLLEQMLSAVPNAMNFIDDVIIFSATDLEIDSAVKEVCQIFQENNVLLNKEKCIWKTSKLKFLGHILSDKGIEVDPEKIDVIRSFRDPKNKEETRSFLGLVTYVEKFIPDLASHTDPLRKLLKTESKFTWGEAEKNAFSNLKNLLSKVPKLSYFNARHRTRVIADASPVALGAVLLQIKVDNEPLIITFASKALSEVEKRYSQTEKESLALVWAVEKFYYYLAGLHFELVTDHKPLEAIFKPTSKPPARIERWLLRLQAYTFTVIYKSGRDNISDALSRLCQLPAVEPIDHKTEYSILRVVQSSIPRSMTIHEIAEFSKRDEEIMDAISCLENDSWKPDSSVGFYPFRYDLSAVGSLLLRGNRLVVPTSLRVKILEIAHEGHPGETAMKRRLRFKVWWPQIDREAEKFVKACRDCCLVSQDIRPPPMDRNPFPTGPWIWVASDLLGPLPNNEYVLVFIDYFSRNMEHKFFKTISSTTLVEVMKEIFCRLGYPEHLRTDNGRQYVSEEFSNYCKACGIKQVRTPPYWPQANGEVENMNRALVKRLRIAYANGKNYKEEIQKFVLMYNVTPHGTTGSAPTKLMFNRVIRDKIPGIGDIYENTLDSGERDKDIIEKNKGKQAADKRRGAKEVDIEVGDKVLLKNVVFPKNLTSNFDKTEFTVLERHNNIVVIEGGGRKLTRNASHLKKVPPAQRRNQMTAYRNQHLPRRTQYSSPQKEASGSSHPCRH; translated from the exons ATGGGAAGTATTATTGAACTGAGGCTGG GTCCCGTATTGAAAATGACCGACAGTGTCATTAAACCGTTTCTGTGCGAGGTGATCGACAAGGCAATCCTCCGAAATGAATGGGAGAAGTGGTTGAGGGCGTTTACAATATACCTCGAGGCCGAGGGTATTGATACCGAGAAGCAGAAGAGGAGTAAGCTACTGCTTTTGGGAGGAGTCCAGCTACAGTCAGTAGTATACTCTCTACCTGGTGCGCTGGTGGAGCCCAGCGACGGAAATAAAGAAGACATCTATAAAATCCTCATCgatcatttaaataaacacttcTCACCGAAGCAGAACTCAACGTTTGAAAGACATCTATTCAGAGGCCTGACACCGTTGGACACAGAAAGCTTTGGTGATTTCATGCTGCGACTCCGCCAACAAATGCAACGATGTGCATTCGGATCCTCAAAAGCGGAGATTGAGAATATATGTCTAAAGGATAAAATCATAGATGTGTGGGCACCTCTAGACCTCAAGAAAAGACTTCTGGGAAAGGAGTATTCACTAGAGGAAGTGATCGAAGCATGTCAG GCCCCAATTTCCGTTGAGCCGGGTACCGAAGAGATTGCCTCATTTTACGTGATTGAAATTGGAGAACAATCTCTGCTGGGCCGAGACACGGCTATAGAATTAAAAGTCCTCCGACTGGGAAGAAACATTAATCGTATTGAGGAAATGGAGCCTTTtccaaaatggaaaaactttgaAGTAAGCCTTTCCATAGATTATGATGTGAAACCCGTTCAACAACCAGTGAGACGAATCCCGGCAGCGCTCGAGGACAAAGTCATGGAAAAACTGGATGAAGCCCTGAGTCGAGATATAATTGAACCAGTCACGGCCCCGAGTGCTTGGATATCTCCCATCGTGCTTGCGTTTAAGGAGAACGGGGACATCCGCTTATGTGTCGACATGCGACTGGCAAACAAAGCAATCCTACGGGAAAACTACCCATTACCAACTTTCGACTGCTTTATGACCAGACTCAAAGAGGCTAAATTCTTCGCACGCCTAGACCTCAAGGACGCCTATCACCAACTGGCCCTTGATGAGTCGACCCGGGAAATAACAACGCTCATAACTCCAAGGGGACTTTTCCGCTATAAGCGTTTGATGTTTGGAGTAAATTCTGCTCCCGAAATTTTTCAACGCCTTCTCGAGCAGATGCTATCTGCGGTACCTAACGCCATGAACTTCATCGATGATGTCATCATCTTTAGCGCAACTGACCTCGAAATCGACAGCGCCGTAAAAGAAGTATGCCAGATCTTCCAGGAAAATAATGTCCTACTGAATAAAGAAAAGTGCATCTGGAAGACAAGCAAACTAAAATTCCTCGGACATATTTTATCCGACAAGGGAATAGAAGTCGACCCTGAGAAAATTGACGTCATCCGATCTTTCAGAGACCCAAAGAACAAAGAAGAAACGCGGAGCTTCCTCGGTTTGGTGACCTACGTCGAGAAGTTCATTCCGGACCTTGCAAGTCATACAGATCCTCTAAGAAAACTGCTGAAAACTGAAAGCAAATTCACCTGGGGCGAAGCCGAGAAAAATGCTTTCAGCAACCTAAAGAATCTCCTATCCAAGGTACCCAAATTATCATATTTCAATGCAAGGCATCGAACACGAGTGATTGCGGACGCCAGCCCGGTTGCCCTTGGGGCTGTGTTATTGCAAATCAAAGTCGACAACGAACCTTTAATAATTACCTTTGCTAGCAAGGCCCTGTCGGAGGTGGAGAAACGCTACTCCCAAACTGAAAAAGAGAGCCTAGCGCTGGTTTGGGCAGTGGAGAAATTTTACTACTATCTGGCAGGCCTGCACTTCGAACTCGTAACTGATCACAAGCCCTTGGAAGCCATTTTCAAACCAACATCCAAGCCCCCAGCTCGCATTGAAAGGTGGCTGCTGCGGCTCCAGGCATATACGTTCACCGTTATCTATAAATCCGGAAGAGACAACATATCAGATGCGTTGTCTCGACTCTGTCAACTACCGGCGGTAGAACCAATCGACCACAAGACGGAATACAGCATCCTTCGCGTCGTACAGAGCTCTATCCCAAGATCTATGACAATTCATGAAATAGCAGAGTTTTCCAAGAGGGATGAAGAGATTATGGATGCAATCAGTTGCCTGGAGAACGATTCCTGGAAGCCCGATAGTTCAGTGGGCTTCTACCCGTTTCGGTATGACCTTTCAGCGGTTGGCTCGCTCCTTTTGAGGGGAAACCGCCTAGTCGTGCCAACATCTCTGAGAGTAAAAATACTGGAGATAGCCCACGAAGGACATCCCGGCGAGACAGCAATGAAACGCCGCCTGCGATTCAAAGTATGGTGGCCACAAATAGACAGAGAGGCAGAAAAGTTTGTCAAAGCTTGCAGAGATTGTTGCCTGGTATCACAAGACATCAGGCCACCCCCTATGGACAGGAATCCTTTTCCCACTGGCCCTTGGATTTGGGTAGCGTCGGATTTACTAGGTCCGCTTCCCAACAATGAATATGTTCTAGTCTTCATTGACTATTTCTCACGAAATATGGAGCATAAGTTTTTTAAAACCATATCTTCAACGACCCTGGTAGAGGTAATGAAAGAGATCTTCTGTAGACTGGGATATCCTGAGCACCTACGAACGGATAATGGACGCCAATATGTGAGCGAGGAGTTTTCTAACTACTGCAAAGCGTGCGGCATTAAACAAGTTCGAACCCCACCGTATTGGCCGCAAGCAAACGGGGAAGTTGAAAACATGAACAGAGCCCTTGTAAAACGCTTAAGAATAGCATACGCAAATGGGAAAAACTACAAAGAGGAAATCCAAAAATTCGTTCTTATGTACAACGTAACCCCACATGGAACAACAGGGTCTGCGCCCACAAAGCTGATGTTCAACAGAGTCATCCGTGACAAAATACCGGGCATTGGGGATATCTACGAGAATACCTTAGACTCTGGAGAGAGAGATAAAgatattattgaaaaaaataaGGGAAAGCAGGCAGCCGACAAAAGAAGAGGGGCAAAGGAAGTCGATATAGAAGTGGGCGACAAGGTGCTTTTGAAAAACGTAGTGTTCCCAAAAAATCTTACATCAAACTTCGACAAGACGGAATTTACGGTTTTAGAACGACACAATAATATTGTGGTGATCGAAGGGGGTGGTAGAAAACTAACAAGAAATGCCTCACATCTTAAGAAAGTTCCTCCTGCCCAACGCCGCAACCAGATGACAGCTTACCGGAATCAACACCTACCTCGGAGAACGCAGTACTCCAGCCCACAGAAGGAAGCCTCGGGATCCAGCCACCCCTGCCGCCATTAA